One Osmerus eperlanus chromosome 2, fOsmEpe2.1, whole genome shotgun sequence genomic window, TTATTTAGTCAAACTCTCAGTTACGAGGCCGCTGGCCCAGCGCTTGCCCGTGGTCATTATGGGAATGAGGGAAAGAGATTGTCAGGAACAGAGGCCCTTGGGTTTGGTTTGGGTTCTGTAATGTGAGACTAGGCGTGCGTATGGAAGAGCATACATATCAATATTGAGGACTTATGATGTTTAAAATGTAAGTAAGCTAGTATTAGCTTGACTTGAATTGACTGCTATTCAAGTGGAGGGTACACAGGTGCTTTTGTTGAACATCCAAAACAAGGTAAAAGCAGACTCATGGCCATCTATAACAGTTCACTTGTAACAAAGAAATATACCAAAATATATTATACACTGCAGTACCTGTTTGGATCCCTTTTTATATGCATGCTTCCTGTATAGCAGCATCACAATCTGCATTACATTAGTAACTGGGTCCAATGAACAGTAGTCCAGAAATACTACATTGTCAAAATTACTTTATACCATGCTCATTATTGGTACCAATAATTATAGTATTGAGACCATATTCTGCTTTGTCGTTTTAATATCCTTCACAAGGATAGAACTGCATGCCAGCACTATGACCTAGGAAAGGAGCCGGTACGAAGGAAGGATGTTAGGAACAGGGTTTAGGAGTGGGAGGAGACCAGGAAGTGGTTAATGCCCCATTTCATGTCAGGGTCTTCATGCAGGGTGGAAACAGAGGTCACAAAAATGGACGCCACTATAAACACGACCAGAGACGGCGTGAGGGTAGCAGGTGCAGATACAGAACGCAGCCGAGACAATTCCACCAAGCCCAGGATACCTTTGTATCAAGTTAGTATTCCCCCTTGGGGACAATAAAGTCTAAAGTCTAGTAAGCACTGAAAGATCACCACCACGTTATTCCCACAGTTTCACCTCCAGTCCTTTAATTCAGACTGGAGAAAGAGACAAGCAGGAAGACAGGTATATAAAGCAGacatactggagagagagagtgtgagtgccTGCTTAGCAGCACACCTAGACATCAGCAGACGTGGCCAGTGTCAGAGGGGGGAAGACCACAGGGTCTTCGTatgggtggggagtggaggggaggttgGTGGAGGTAGACAGGATCatgtaggagggagagggggttcgGGAGCGCTTGATTTCCTTGCGGAGTTGGGAGCTGCACCCCAGAGCCAGGAGCTGAGACGGAGGAGGGTTTAGAGGGACAGCAAACGAGAGCCAAAGGATTGGGTGCATTAGATATGAACCCCATGTGGTCAGGAGGGATTTAACACCAGAGGAGAAGtgggggaagaaaggaggagacaCATGGTTAAGTTCTCTGTCTAACTTCACACATCACATCCTCTACCATTACACAACACTCACTGTCCTCCTCtgcaaaaggaggaagagggaactAGCATGGGTCTGATGTGCCGTGTAGAGTAGTGTatagtgtagtgtgtatgtaCAACACACCTCACaaaaaggttgtgtgtgtgtgtctaagtgggACATGCCTATATCAGGAgtactgtgtgtggttgggggaggggtggggattcttaccagcagagcagctgtACCCAGGAACAGGCCCAAAACCAACGGAGCCTTGTCCTTAAACAGGTCTACGATGGCTGGGGgacaggcctgggggagggaatATGTTAGGTTTCTCGGTTCAGAAGCTGAAAACTATTTTTTCACCCCCTAGCAGATACAACAGCATGTCCAGAAAGCCCGTTCAAATGATGAAACAGTCCACACTAGAGCCAGACCGATTTATCGGTgggccgatattatcggccgatatgaGACATTTTCCAAACAATCTGTATCgccatttataatggccgataaatgaatatataaaaataaaacaacaaaaaaatacaaaataacggACGAAACACCCTTCAACCATGTCATAAGTGTTGGCGTTGCATAGTTTGTCCACCATAGGGCACTCTACAACGTCCCTGTTGGCAACAGTTGTGTTTAGAACACCACAAACCCTACAACCAGATGATCCAGCCAGAGTCGGGCAGTGTTCGGGAaaactgtttgttttgttacgcgtttctggattattttttgtttgtttgtttttaaattatatatcaGCCGATATATTGGAATATCAGATTTTTTTagcaccaaatatttgtatcgatatcggccttaaaaatcctttatcagTCCACACTTGATTTCAAATCGCGGATGAGTACCAGGAGAACATCTCACTGTCCCAAGTGTTTCCTTCCAGAGCGAACTCGGCTTAAGTGCAACAACTGCCACTATGAATGAGTCATTCGAATTGGAGACCTAACATTCAATTACGTTTTCTATGGTGCATTACATTCATACTCACAGGCATCGTGAAGAATCCGGTGAAGCTGTGTTCGGGGCACGTCTTTTTGACCAGAACGTCCAGGGCTCCCACCAATCCACAGCACTGGAACTACGACGTGATGGagcgggacagacagacagcatgtgtTACTGAGTTTTCCAACTCTTGAATATGCCAAAACTGCATATATTTCTATTGTATTCTAGATGCCAATCACACTGTACAGGTGATAATGTATACAGGAAGAATATTATTGGAAAATTATTCGAATTGTGCTGTGAAGAGTAGGTTTGGAAGTGAAAGACAGTATTTTCGTATGTGTGTGACGGGATGTTTGTTTACCCAGTTCTGCATGACGGTCAGAGTGACCATCATGCTAGGGTCACCCCCCGTATTCAAATACTTTGCATACACCGTTGTGTAGAACATGGCCATCTGCTCCCCCACCTGGTACAGAGAAGTATCGTTACACACATAGCAACACTCTTTACACACATAGCAACTCTCTTCAGAAGGTAGACCAAGCCAATAATGTAGAACTGGTCATCAATACAAAAGTATGTCTCGATTCCATCCCATGAAAGACCTGAACAAACGAAAGCTTTGGTTGCGAGTTGCGTCAACATTGAGCTCCAGTGCTGCAATAGTCAACAAAGGAATGTGTTCTGCATCCGTGTTGGGCTGTTTGCTCAACATGACCTCAGTCTCCTAACCTCCTCCatcctaccctccctctcctcttctctttctcccactcacCTCATCACTCCTTATGAAGGCGATCACTCCTGCTCCGATCACTAACCCACATACAATGGACAGAAAGACGGCAAACTGGGAAAGGGGCATAGAGAGAACTTCAGTATTGTGACAGAGAGCCATGGACACACTCTCACGGGTCACCAGATCACTCCAATGTTTCACATGAACATACATTTCTACATTTCCTGTGTGATGAAGAGGTCTGTCATTAACCACTGATcaatttattacttttatactgttttgaatgttctgaatataataaacaatgtttgaccTACACCCTGCAATATTAGCTCATGAGAACATGACCCTTGGTCATGTCCaaaagagaaatatgcctatctatGAATTATGTTGGTTGTGAGATGCGACTAGGAAATGTCTGTGACACTAGAttgtaggtcagaggtcacaatgttaccaaagtgtataatgccatgcaactttgaacaagGAAAATAGGAGGAAcgtcaaggccatttctaggagccctatctaaataTTAAACAAAAGCTATGAAGCACCATGAATGTGGCATCTTCTGTCCATGCTTGCGAAGACTATGTTAACCCCCCTGACGTTTCTAGTGAGAGTAAACCTTTtacaaaaaccttggagtgagatttagTATTTTGGGGGGCCAACCACAATTTTTCTgcaaagcacccccccccccccccccgaggtgaGCTTCCCCCCCCAGCAGAGTTTTCAGGGCTGTTAGCGCGTCTATGTtgcctcgtccgttactgtCCATTCTttcctcactcgtgaacaagaccccgagatacttgaacttctccgcttgggtcaagatctcctccccgacccggagattgaactccacccttttccggtcgataaccatggcctcagatttggaggtgctgattcccatcccagccgtttcgcattcggttgcgaacctctccagtgagagctgaaggtcacgacccgatgaagccatcaggaccacatcatccgcaaaaagcagcgacccgatcccccggaccccctcaacgccctggctgcgcctagaaattctgtccatataagctaataataataagctataatatcggatttttaaaaCACAAAATATTCGTATcagtatcggccttaaaaatcctttatcggtcgggctctagtagCTAATAggtgaaaagaaagaaaactacGTATGCAAACGATCATGTGATGTCGCGGCGTGGCTGCAGCTGCTTGTCTGCTCTGATCTCACCCCTGTCAGGGCGCCTCTGCTCTCGTTGCAGGCGCCGTAGTCTCCAAACACGGCCACCACCAGTATCACTGCACCCAGGACGATCAGCACCATCACAcctgagagggagtgagagagagagagagagagagagagagagagagagagagagagagagagagagagagagagagagagagagagagagagagagagagagagagagagagagagagagagagagagagagagagagagagagggagaggaagatatggggagaaagagagagagggagagagagataggaaaaaCAAACCAGGTAGTTTCACAGTCAAAATATATTTAAACTTCGAGTTCAACTTCCTCTTTGCTGCATTTGATGTACCCTTCTGATAAGACTGGAGTCCCAGTAACTCACCAATGACAAACTGCTGTGTGTTGAAGTTGACGTCGAAGAGGCCTTGCGTGTTGGCGCCAAACCGCAGCCACAGACCAAGGCCCAGCATGGCAGCGCCAAGCAGCTGCAACGCAGGGAAATAAAACCACTCAGATTCAAGTCTGTGCATGAGTCGTGTGTAAACCTCGCCTTGTTTATTTTCCCAGGTTAACCCTTTCACAGTTCACAAGTCAACGACAATTAACAACGCCAGTGGGATAGGGAACCTAAGCTTATgaatctattattattattattatatgtcagtttacaatgtgtttgataatgtgtgtgttaagatCTATAATCTGTTGCTCAATGCTGGCCACTGGCTTTATACATGCACAGTTGACCCTGGCTTCAGATGTTGTGTGAAGCGTTAGGAATGCCATTTTACATAGAGGCTTGAGAAAGACAACAGCGTTTATAATGAGACATGCTGACTTCCTAGTGAGCAAAACTTCTTTTAAAGTCTTTAGCAACAACCGGGGAGATGCAGTGTTAGGTGTTGAGTCAAGATGTCAATACTATACATTTGCAgaacacgttttacatttgcggaacacgttttacatttgtggattgtCCTATACGCATTTGCAATACTTTTGGCCCCGTTTTGAGCCCATAGGAATACAggtattaattaattaatggtATTGGTGGCGAAACCTGACAATGTTGAATAGGACGTCCTTTTCAGAATACAAAATGGCAGCAGAGAAGAATCAAATATCCCACAGAAACATTGTgaaccctctctctgtgtgtgtgtttgtattctgGCAACCTCTGGGCCATGGAGCCCGAAGCATCAGGAATGAAACCTAAGGAGAAACGAAACTGTTCCCACATTGCCCCAACTGTAACCCAAAAAGATTCTGTAAACCAATAAAATACTTTGCAGTCTTCCATCGCATATTATAGTTGACACTTTAGCTTAGAAAAACTGTCTAATAATACTGAAGAAAAATTTGGTATACTACGTCTCACACATGAAAATTGTTGTTCGTGGACAATTTACAACCTCCACTTTCCCCTTTGACAAACATGTGCGCATTTTGACAATTAGAAACAAAATTAGTGTAGCCTACTTACGGCGAACACGATGTTGAAGATGATGAGAATAACCTTGCACAGCTGTCCGCACAGATCCAGAGCCATGATGTCAATTTAATCCAAGATTTACTCAGAAAAACAGACGGGTAGACGGACTCTTCGCACAAGCTTCCAGCCTGCGATACGGAACAACAAATATCACAATGTTAAGGCTGTTACATTACGGTTCATATAAAGGCATTTCATTTCATGCTTTGTTGACTGGTATGAAACTACACAGACGATAGATGCTGAAGCGTCGGTTTTGGCATCATTCGAAGTAGGCTATATTGTAAAGCACCAGTCAACATTTGAAAAATCAAATAAACATTTTGATATACTTCACTGTGTCGATCCTTATACTTATATACACAGTTGATTACAAATGAGAACCAAAATTAACGCTATACAAATAGCCTATGCCCTAAATGTGTATATAAGGCTATGACATAGCCTACCGTCTATGCTCCGCGTTGAAATGCAACACGTTGAACTCCAAACTACGACTGGGATAACAATTTCCCAAAACAGAATTTCACACTCTTACAGTAAAATTATTTTGTATAAAAAGCCCAACCCTTTAGATCGACCGGAGCAGTTGATTGGTTCATAGTGTTGAGTGATGGGGAACAACGTCAATGGGAGCAGACGGTCACACCTGCGAAAGTAACGGAGTTTGAAGAGCAGAGAACCACTGATTTTACAGAAACGAAACTTATGATATTCAAAATGATTTCCATAAAAGCACATTGGACACAAAATCTGAGTTTTGGAAACGTTTATTCAAGACAAAAACACGGAATTACCCCTGTAATTAGACCTGAT contains:
- the LOC134014928 gene encoding CD9 antigen-like isoform X3 — translated: MALDLCGQLCKVILIIFNIVFALLGAAMLGLGLWLRFGANTQGLFDVNFNTQQFVIGVMVLIVLGAVILVVAVFGDYGACNESRGALTGFAVFLSIVCGLVIGAGVIAFIRSDEVGEQMAMFYTTVYAKYLNTGGDPSMMVTLTVMQNWFQCCGLVGALDVLVKKTCPEHSFTGFFTMPACPPAIVDLFKDKAPLVLGLFLGTAALLVIVLACSSILVKDIKTTKQNMVSIL
- the LOC134014928 gene encoding CD9 antigen-like isoform X2, with the protein product MALDLCGQLCKVILIIFNIVFALLGAAMLGLGLWLRFGANTQGLFDVNFNTQQFVIGVMVLIVLGAVILVVAVFGDYGACNESRGALTGFAVFLSIVCGLVIGAGVIAFIRSDEVGEQMAMFYTTVYAKYLNTGGDPSMMVTLTVMQNWFQCCGLVGALDVLVKKTCPEHSFTGFFTMPACPPAIVDLFKDKAPLVLGLFLGTAALLLLALGCSSQLRKEIKRSRTPSPSYMILSTSTNLPSTPHPYEDPVVFPPLTLATSADV
- the LOC134014928 gene encoding CD9 antigen-like isoform X1, coding for MALDLCGQLCKVILIIFNIVFALLGAAMLGLGLWLRFGANTQGLFDVNFNTQQFVIGVMVLIVLGAVILVVAVFGDYGACNESRGALTGFAVFLSIVCGLVIGAGVIAFIRSDEVGEQMAMFYTTVYAKYLNTGGDPSMMVTLTVMQNWFQCCGLVGALDVLVKKTCPEHSFTGFFTMPACPPAIVDLFKDKAPLVLGLFLGTAALLLLALGCSSQLCKEIKCSRTPAPSSPSYMILSTSTNLPSTPHPDPHPYEDPVVFPPLTLATSADVSVCC